The Apostichopus japonicus isolate 1M-3 chromosome 20, ASM3797524v1, whole genome shotgun sequence nucleotide sequence GTGTAAGGACAATGACGTTAAACCAGGCCTTAATACCTGTAAGTACAAATTGAGAACAAGACCACTGTGTAAGGACAATGACGTTAAACCAGGCCTTAATACCTGTAAGTACAAATTGAGAACAAGACCACTGTGTAAGGACAATGACGTTAAACCAGGCCTTAATACCTGTAAGTACAAATTGAGAACAAGACCACTGTGTAAGGACAATGATAAACCAGGCCTTAATACCTGTAAGTACAAATTGAGAACAAGACCACTGTGTAAGGACAATGACGTTAAACCAGGCCTTAATACCTGTAAGTACAAATTGAGAACAAGACCACTGTAAGGACAATGACGTTAAACCAGGCCTTAATACCTGTAAGTACAAATTGAGAACAAGACCACTGTGTAAGGACAATGGCATTAAACCAGGCCTTAATACCTGTTGCGTCCATGTCCCATACAGAAGGGGCATTGTCTATAGTTTGgaccatgatgatgatgatgatgaggattgCTGTAGTCACGTACCCTCCCTTCTCCACCACAAGAGTCACATCTTCTCTACAATTTAAAGATATAAAAGTCCATGTTTTAAAAGTTGCTTAAACTGTTGATATGTACTGAACATAGGTAACAATCTCACCGTGGCTAATATTTTGAGatgtaaagaaaatgttaacattaatggTTTTACTGCGccattttttgaaaaaaattaagtttAATAATGTTAGGCCTACTGATAGTAATTTTATTTACGAATGGCGCCAATAGGTTTGACTTACCTGTCCTCTTCCAAGGCAAGCATGACAACTACGGAACCCTGCACCACGGCAGTCATGACATGGCttaggggaaaaaaataaatgaatgcataaataaatgaataaacaaacaaacaaataaataaataaataaaaaatgaataaataaataaataaataaataaataattaaataaataaataaagaaagaaacatattaATTAATGGAAGCAGAGTCTTTGCAACATGTTACATTGATCTACTAAACAGGTAAATGTATTACTCATGTTGTAGATTGTTCAAGGCTCCCCCATGATAAGCTGTGGCTGATTCACACAAACTATTATAGTATCTCATTCCTGAAAAAGCTGGAAGATATTTTCACATGAAGGGTTTTACAAACATAACATACACAGCTGAGGGTGTCTTACCAAtacatctggggggggggggagggggggtcagGTTTGGCTATAAGTTGCTTTGAAGAATTGCTCTTCTAGAGTAGATTCTTAGTGCAATATTGTgtcaccatcgtcatcatcattaaaATCATATTTAACTATGTTTGTTATCGATGTAGTAAGATTGGACTGTAACTAAAAAaacttttaaagcagcattttgcgtccttttctatgatttttctcaacctcactgattccactttgccataacgacatacataactagctaatctatttatattttacttcaaatggtggcataaaagtcgaaaaaattgcaactttcaactttgttgttctccaagatattttccgttgggaacccaataaacctcgcccataatatgaatatttaaacactacgaacgtcattgacagatacgtaatataacaccacgcttgatttgtgtacagtctatatggcagttgtaccagggagttgcataacaactccctggtacaaccaacgctaagtcttgaatctatttttagcaacggctcataactaaacctgcatctctgattggttgaattcaaactagtgggtttggcggaattgtatgcgattaattttaactgtgaaatttgtcgaggacactcttctcatttatcgacataaatcgttcattactcgctaattaacgctcttggcagggtgaaacttggatggtatcttagattgctgttttatgattgatacatgtaaaaaaatcgatgcacatgttaaaaaagtggaaaaaagcgacccaacgcaaaatgctgctttaatatgtGCATCAAAATTGTTAACCCAGCAGAGCTACTGTACACTTACATGTGCCATGAATTAAATATGTGATGACATTCAGCAAAGTTAAAACTTGCAGTTTTGGTTTGGTAGAAAATCTTAAACGTTTCTCTTAACAGTGTACTCatataataaaaatgaagaaacttatttcatatttgataaacCTTTACATTTAAGACACTCCAAAGCAGGGCAGTTAAACTGGAGGACAATTGCCGACCCAGTGAAGTTATTTTGCCCACTGAGCATATTAAGCTTGCCATTTGTCCAGCTAGTGAATTAATTACCCAGCCAGCAAATAGCTTTGCCCATACATTTTTAGTCATATCATAGATAAGCATAAACACCACAAACTAAACATTGGGGCCTGTTTCAAATAGAAGTTGAAAACTActcatatatgcatatatatatgttaagttATCTATAACAAATTTTACAATAAGTTGATGAATGATGACTAAACACTGTTATATAAAAATTCCATGTTCCCACTACGTGAACTAGAAAATAGATAATGGGTGGGTGAAATTCTTAGAGCGGCCCAATCagttttgttgttttgattAATTCACTTTTCTGAAGTACCGTCTTGAAACTAGAAAGGGATATATGTGTGCAAAATATGAAGAGAAAGCACCAGAACTTAGGAAATCTTTGAAAAAAGAGATAGCACGttcaaatttacataaatgaGGAAATGATTTGCTGTTATTGCAAACGGCAATTTTTGCTTTGAATCTAAAGTGACTAAATATTATGCTACAACTTGCAAAACCCCCCAATTCACTTAATTTTTCAAAGCAGTTCATAGACCACATTGACACAAAACACATGAAAAACCTTCTatgtaaacataaacataataatgaaagaaatttattaGTCAGGATTACTAAACCGTCATCACATTACATCATTTACAAGTCTTTGTACTTTTTTCCCATCAGGTGGTGATAACCGCATCAGCTTGGGCAGTCTTCAGATACTAACCTTGATAGAAGCTGTGTGAGGTACCTCAACCTCCACTTTACCCGGTTGAAATAGCGTTGGTGGGTTAACTGCAATATTCCAGGGACCTGGAGCAGGCCCATTGGCTGCACTATCAATAACCTGACCTGTAGTAGATATAGTGATAAGCAACATGTAGGGTAAGTGATAAGACGAAGCTTGCTGACAAATGATTTTTATGTacagtttgtatgtatgtattttagatcctcctgcaagcaggaactcgctaaGAAGCcttattggcttatcaaagccgcaagctgacggaagtcagtctcttacattcatatttaacatccatgattatgcattgtcaattatcaacaagtctgtaactggatgatgacatacattaatcttagaGTGACTTTCGAGAGAGACTATACGATTCATGAACAATGTATGAGCTTCACTTCTTAATGCGACCTACACACTGCTTGACTGACCATGACTGGACTAAACTCCAATGTAAAAGCCTCCTACACACTACCCAACTGACCGTGTCTGGACTCAACTCTAATGTTAAAGTCCCCTATACACTGCCTGACTGACTGTGCCTGAACTTATCTCCAATGTTAAAGCTGCCTACACACTACCCAACTGACCGTGTCGGGACTCAACTCCAATGTTAAAGTCCCCTATACACTGCCTGACTGACTGTGTCTGAACTTATCTCCAATGTTAAAGACGCCTACACACTACCCAACTGACCGTGTGGGGACTCAACTCCAATGTTAAAGACACCTACACACTGCCTGTCTGACCGTGTCTGGACTCAACTCCAATGTTAAAGACGCCTTCACACTGCCTGACTGACCGTGTCTGGACTCAACTCTAATGTTAACGTCGCCTACACACTGCCTGACTGACCGTGACTGGACTCCACTCCAATGTTAAAACAGCCTACACACTACCTGACTgacaagtgtcacatacatacagacacacacgccatcaccactgcatagattccttttgcctctaCAGTACcaaggatttaaaaaaaagaaaatatagtcTCAGGTAGTTAGTTTACCTCGGTAAGGTTCAAAGGCATACTTCGTCAGTCTTTTCTCTGTGAAGGTCTCCAGCTTGTACTGAAAGGAAGTGAAAAGTGAGATCATAGAATCACCACACTCAACTGCTTGCAACTTACAAACAGGTATTATTAAAGTTGCTGTGTTTATAGGTGAATGTTCCTcttatatagaaaaaaaagtgcatttatttttttacattccTGTATTAACAATGTTTAATAACAAGATGGTGTGATATTCTTGAGCACTTTAGCCTTATTCCCTCTCAATCTACATTGTAACTCACAAGCCATTAGCTGGGATATTTCTAGTCATGCAATGTCTCATGtagcaaaatttaatttttttttattacagaaGACTGTCCTATTTTGACATCGTACCATCAGTCACTGTTCACCCACAGTTACCTGGGAACACCCACAGGGCACGATgatatctgccttcagtttctCCATTTGAGAATTTTCATTTTCGCTTGCAGTGATACCATATATTAAATTCacttatgaaatatgaaacatcTTCACAGATCAACGAAACTTGCAGTTGAAAGTGAAAGAGAAAGGAGTACTACAAGGAAATTAGTCGATTGAAGCAGTGCCTTacaacaaacaagaaaagaacaaaatgccAATCATGATGAATCGAAACTTCAAACAGCTCTAGACAGTTTAAACATCTGATACAGCTCTACACTATTTATAGTGAGTCTACTGCACACTTGAGCAAGTTGTGTCCATTTGTAATGAAAAGTCCTCTGCCATGCAAATACAACAAGTGTATTGTTTAGttgctttaaattttattatacAAGTTTTTCAAACATTAAGAATCACATCACTTTGAGACCAATTTCAACATACAGTCAAGCCCATCCCTACAAATATCTACAACATCAGATATACCTAATTTGATCCTACATTGTAAGTAGGAATTTGGCAGAGAGGTTAGTGTATATATTGCATAAAAAGCAGCTGTGTGTTTAATGCTAGTTTGACTATGACTTCTGTGAGTATTTCTTCTTCTGTGAGACCTGATAGATATGTAGATAAACTAACTAACAGTTGTCAGTGGGAATCTTAAATAATTGACAAGTTCTATGTAGGATTGTATGCATCTAGCTGCAGGCATATTTAATTGACGGCCATGATGTAAGTTTGTACCTAACTTATAGGCATTTTAAATTGCTACATATTATGTCACCCATCTGTACGCCTGCCTATTTCATTACATAACTCAGTATATATGCCTGTTGGGCGTGTATAATTGGTGTATATTACATAACACTGTACATAGCTATAGGCATGATATATTCTGTCATTTCAGGAATACTGCAGAACTTAACGGCTGCATCCAGAGTTAAGAATTGTAAATGAAGGAATAAGTGAGAAGTGTTGCCTAAAAGTGTAATATTTAAAGGATATCTTGAATATATGTTGAAAAAGTATCTTAAAATATCTTGAAAGGAATACATGACACCATGTAAGATGTTCTAAAGAGAAGAACACTTGCAGCAATACTAAATGCATGCCTCTTTTCATCagataaacacacacatatatacatttcaaacatttcagAGAAAAACCAACAAAGAATATCATTTGTTATATTAAcacaaattgtaaaatatgcTTACATGGAATGCAGACGACTGAACAATATCATTGATTTTCATGTTTGTAGCAGCTCCTGTCCCATAGCAACATTTCTCAGAGACAAACTGCATAAGTGCTTCTTTGGCTTGCTCATCATTGAGTGATGGTGCACTGCATGTGAAGAACATAAAATTGAACTGTAAGTGTGTATCAAGCAATGGAAATCCAATTGGACCATGCATTAAACAAtttgtatacatatgtatattagatcctcctgcaagcaggaactcgcgaagaagccgcattggcttatcaaagccgcaagctgaccgaagtcagtctcttacattcatatttaacgtcctaTTTGTTAGACTCCTATTTGTTACGTCCTATTTGTTAGACTCATCCTATTTGTTAGACTCATCAACCTAATGgtaaaaataaatattcttaAAGCCACATTACATAGTCTATCAGAAACACAACAGAATCAATACCAATCTGGACTGTCAAACAATTGTTGTTGTGCTTAATGAGACTACTAAATAATCACAGCATCATGGGCCATGGTAATGcattttcttttgtaaaatcCCAACACTTTTCTGGTTTGGATTTTTACAAATACTgttacttacctgtctctgcaCAACATATGCACTATAATCTACCTTAATCTACACAAAGTGGCAACTCCCCCCCATTGACCCACTTTCCAAGCCAATGTTCACTTCTTCTTGTTCCTTGTTCCCAAATCAATCACTCTGAAGACTTTTACTGGCTAGGTTTGTCTGAATTAAGGTAGGGCTATGTTAATGAAGATTAGATtagatatgaaagtaaatacttAGGACAAGGACACAAACGTTTAACAGATCTACTCTGCATTCTATAGTTTAATTAACACTAAAAGTGCATCTACTGATGCACCTTGATTTATACATGCTCATATGGACAGAGGACAGATACATGGGTGTATATACTCACGGGGGCAAGTCTTGTCTCTGAGGAGGGCCTTGGCTACTCAAAGCATCTTGGTAGGAAGGTGGAGGCAAAGCAGCATCCATCTGGTTATAACCAGAAATGGCATCAAAGGCACTGGCAGGAGGTGCTGTAGACTGCGGCTCATTGCTCTGTcacaaaaatgagaaaaaaatatttgatacAAACGATTATCAAGGGTTGATGGAAGATCAAAAGAGAAATAAGGAGAATGTATTTAAGCAAACTGTACAATAAGATGTACTGTAACTGTACCTGTACAGTAAGATCTTCAAACTACTGTCACTAGGCAATATCCCAAAGAACTGAATACAATTTCACGCAGACAGACTCCCATTATTACTGTAGGCTATGGAAATGGTATAGCACTAAACCTTTCGGCTATAACTGCAGTCTTGGTTAGTTAGGGTTAGGAAGCCTACAGTAGCTCATTTGAAACCCTATCGTTGTGATAATGGCTGACAATTATTCCATGCTTTCTCTTTTCCATAAGCATTGCAGAGAATGATGACATAGTTATCACGCCTAATCCATTCCTAGTCCTGGTATTACCAGTTAACATCCCATCTGACAGACAAGAGTCTGATATCATGCAAAAACTTGGCACACCTTTATAATAAACAGTCAAGTTGCTACAAGAAAACACACAAATGTTTAAAACGTCCAGTCCCTTGCTTTAAAGATCACACACACTTGTACATGTATTCAAACACAAACCAAAATCATCTTCTGTAACTTAATTTTGTGGAATCTTATTAAAATCTGTTACAACAGGTTATTGCAATTAATTGTGACTTTCAAAAAGACTTCACGAATggaaagttaaaacaaaattccaacattttttgtccatTCTGTCACAAAATGAGCCAGCAAAAAATCTTTTATTGAAGCATTAGACAATAGACCTTTGATCATGGACATCCAGAGATGGTGCAATATTCTTTCCCTATAGCGAATGTAGACATCACTAGCTGGCTACTGAATTGTGTGCAGCTTGTGCAGTAGATGGACTGATATTGGTGACAGGACGAGGACCATATATATGTGCAAATTTGCATCCTAAGTacatttttcttcaaagttcATATCTAACCTGAGCATTGTTAGGATCTGCTTCTACATCCTCATCTGGGACGTCTCCTTTGTATGACGGCTCCTCTGGACCGCCTCCTCCTCCGGATGCTGGCATTCCTCCTGGATATCCTGCCCCGGGCTGATGGGATATATGAAACATTATGCAAACTTAATGAATAACACAAAGTCTGAGAATGATTTTTACAATTATATCTTCAGAGTTCAGATCTcacaaaataaaactatttctcACCCAggaaaaaatcatgaaaattagATAACCTTGCACAGAGATTATGAAACTATTCATCCCTTGGGAATAAAATCCTGGATCtttgataaaaacaataaaatgaaagtACTGTACCTTAACAGAGAGATTATGAAACTGTAATACTGGAAATATATACAGATCTTCAAAGAGCGCATGGACACTAGAAACCAAAACTAAGAGATATAAATTAATGGATACAGAACAGCCAGGTgaattttagttttgttatCTACAGTAGGTCTACTAAATTTTGGATTTACAATGGATTCGTGCATTGAAGCAGGCACAGCCAATAGGAAATGATTGGTAATAGTTGACTGTCTCATAATATTCATCTCTTCTTcttgacatactgtacacatgtgTTAATTTGTTCACCTATGAAATCTTACACTATTATTAATGTATGTCCACAtaaattttctccttttttcccttcttcatctCACCTGTGGCTGGGATTGTGGGTTTCCAGATGCAGCAGGCTGTGGGGGATTACCACCTTGTTGGTATCCTGGTGCACCACCCTGAGGATACCCTCCACCACCTTGTGGGTAGCCTCCGCCTCCCTGAGGATATCCCCCGCCACCTTGTGGGTAGCCTGCAGCTGCTGGAGGGTAGTTCTGTTGACCTCCTTGATACATCTTTGGCTGCTGCTGTCTGTCATGGAACAAGTATATTAATTAGTATTtgatgatgtacagtatatattgcaaAAAATATAAGTGACCTAAAACCCTTTGTAGGCTTATCCAGTAGGTCCCCCTCGGTATAACACAGTTAAACTAATACACATGGTCCAAACTATtcatacaaaaaacaaaacataatgaaataatgaataatagAAGCAGAGCAAAAGTGTTAAGATGCATAGGAGTTTATGTACACAGAAACTATCCTAGCATTTTATAAAGGAGACAAAATATTAAGAGCCTTCGAAAGTGCCACACAAAACTTGAACAATAATTACAGTTCACCATGAAAAGTGCAAGACTGTACAAAGCTCAATTCATATATTTGGTGACTTTGTATATAGACTGACCAATAGAGCTGATCGAATTACTACTAAAACTTCAGGAAAGACTATcagctatgtacagtatatgtatataggtatATGACATAAATCTTGTTGTTGTACTACTTTACATACCTTtttgaataacattaaatttgtaACGTTCTAAAAAAACATACCCCAATAACCTCTGATTCTCTGACATACTGTATTGTATGGCTGTGCAGAGTACTGTAATGTCACCTACTCCAGGAAACAATTAAATCCACCGTAAAGCTGTTGATTTTAAAATTGTCACAGTACTATTACATTCCAAGACAAACCAACTGAACAGGCAACACATATACACATGTACAATAGTCTATGGGATCTCTGTAGGGAGTGTTACTGTTAAGTACATATGCGTGCAGGGATaaagtatgtgtgtgtataaaaATAAACCAAGATCATAAGACCAGGGAATTGCACACCAAAGTAATCAGGGTAAAAATACAAAGGTATCTTAGCTAGTGGTTCAACTTTTTGTGTCTGCATCAGTGCACACAGGCTTGTTTCCATtgaattgttgacaattaaGTGACTGTGTAAATACTGTATTAACTCCATGAAGTTCCTGATAACCGGATTTTAGTTTTACACCTTAGCAGAGATACATTTCAATGTCATTAGCATAATCAACAGATGCATATGATCCAAAACTTGGCAAAATGGCCTAAATTTCTGTGTTTTCAAACTACAGAACTACTGCATAATCCAAAATTACCATAGATCAAAaaagatgcaaaaaaaaaaggaaaacaaaactttgaagaGGAAGCAAATGAAGTGTCAAAGCTTCAACACAAATTTGATTACCAGGCAGTTAACTTGGACATCAAAGCAGACAAGATCAAAACAGTCTTTTGATTCTATTGCTTGAGTCGTGAGTGATACAGAAAAACAAAGGTGtcagttaaagggtgtgaagactcaatTCTCCCTACTATATTTTGCTCTTGTCTTGTAGGGTATATGGATGTGAATCATATTAGTATTACCTACTGTATGCATTCTTGGTAGATGCCAAGGCCTTATCCAGGGTAGCCTATTGTTAGTAGTTACTATGATACTGGGTAAATTGAAAGTCACTATGTAAGTAATCCTAAGAATAGCTAAGCCTATGTAAGCCTAAGTAATCCTAATATTAATATACTGTATTCTATATAAGGAATGTCATCTGTCTCTGTGACAGATGAGAGTAATAGATCAGTAGAGCATACACTTCCACCGTGTAGAGTTGTGTTTTTCTTGAGTTGTCTCTACATTGGTGTAGTTGGCAGGATTTGTTAGTTGGCATACTAAGTTGGTGTAAATTTAATGTATCATGCAGAGACGGTAGCTGTCCAGAGCTATTAATCTATATTTACCAATTCCAACCAGGAattgttgttttgaaaatgtaatcAAGGTGACATCGTTTCACAGGGGACAGAACAAAAGGGGAGAGAGCCAAATGGGGACTCCATATTGCCTGATATGAATCAATTTTCATCATTTCTCAGCAGAAAGATCCGATACTCTCTAATATTATTAGAAAGCTAGAGGATTCACAGTCTTTTGATCACAAGATTAATGAACATTACCACATTGAAAATGGTGTTTTGATGTGTTTGACCCCAGGTACAAATGTAAAGAGGGTAGTTGTTCCAAAAGATTTAGTGGCTAGTGTTATTTTTCACTTCCATGGTACTCCGACTTGTCCTCATTTAGCTTGCTGTACATGCTCATGTGAGCCACTGGAAAGATTCTAGCTACTGTGTTGAATAAATTGTTCTGTATTTGGGGTGCTTGCAACAGTCTAGTCTCTGACAATGGACCTCAAATGATCTCTAGGCATGTGGCTGAATTGTGTATCCTGTTGGGAGTGAAACAAGTTTTTACAACTCCCTATCACACACAGAGCAATTGGGTGGAGCGGGTTAACACAAACATTGTATCCATGCTTTGTTGTTTTGTAAAGGGAAGACTATACAGACTGGGACAAACATGTGATGGAATTTATGTTTGCATTGAATTCCTTTCACCATGATTCAACAGGGTATAGTCCTGCAGAATTATTCTCACACTGGAAACTGCAGGGACCAGGTGAATGGGTGGGTGAGTCGCCGTtgcaccaaaattcaaaagaaatgtttaaaaatgcCAGAATAAACATGAAGCGTATAAACAGTAGGAATAAAATTGCATAAAATCAAAAGAGATCCGTAGGTAGCATCAAAATTGGTGACAATGCTCTTCTCAAAAGTCACCCACTTTCAAATTATGAGAAAGCAGTTTTCAGCAAAATTAGCATCCAAATGGCGAGGACCTTACAAAGTCCTTTCTAGACTCTCTCCTGTTAATTTTGTAATTCAGTGTGGTGAGGATAAACGAGTTGCTCATGTTCAGCAGCTGAGAGTATTTTCCTAAATAACATTTGACTTATTCAGTGTGTTGGATGCTGCATTTATTAGTAtatgtgttttttctttgtgggggggggggggggagggggatgaagGTTTACTGACAGTGGgtgagctaggggtattggttaaggggggcgagaatggtctgtaggggcgctttcgacactatctaagcggagcgccaccacaggttggcgtggagcgtacagacatttttttagtaaagatacttcctagatcgccggaaatgacccattcctggccttgctaatttgcagataaataacaataataataaatacagaaggtgtcatcgccaacaaaatgtgacaagcGTCAATctaggtagatgagagcacaatgaaaaagtaaataatcgcgaataagtaaaaagtggttaaaagctgaaaagggcgccagcagtccatttgagtctgtcagggggggcatccgcccccccctgacagacccaaatatatatatatatatatatatatatataaatatatatatatatatatatatatatatatatatatatatatatatatatatacaagtaatgCCGTATTATATTAAGATTACTCATTGTTGTGAAGTCTATAAGTAAGGATAGGAAAGCTGCTTATGTCCTAGGGATAGCTTAAGGGGATTACGAAGCTGGGATTACTTTGTACATAAAGACTTGGTAATAGGATTTAAGGATAGAGCTAGGTTGGCGTGGAgagtacagacatttttttagtaaagatacttcctagatcgccggaaatgacccattcctggccttgctaatttgcagataaataacaataataataaatacagaaGGTGTCatcaccaacaaaatgtgacaaacgTCAATctaggtagatgagagcacaatgaaaaagtaaataatcgcgaataagtaaaaagtggttaaAAGCTGGAaagcgccagcagtccatttgagtctgtcagggggggcggatgccccccctgacagactcaaatatatatatatatatatatatatatatatatatatatatatatacatatatatatatatatatatatatatatatatatatatatacaagtaatgCCGTATTATATTCAGATTACTCATACACCTGTATATAGGTTATGCatgacatatttgcatatcatatatatttataaatagtaactAATGTATGTTACTATAATCATTAAGTATAATTTTGCCGGCATGACTTTCTGTATGATGTTGTAACGTTCTGCAAgctcataaacatatatatattataaatattagacACTGGTTTTTCGTAGGTGGGAGTATACAAATGTATGAACCGGGCGGCTGTCAGCAGTGCACGAGGAAGCACATACAAATCACTTTCACTCACATAGGGCCCCGCTAGTAACGCAGTAAATACACATGATGTTGAGGAATCTGCGCGCAAGTATTAAATCAGCATCATTTCGAGCGTGagcaaatatgattttttttgtctctgGTTGAAAGGTTAGCAGAGCTTGTcgcaaaacaagttttgaaggtCATCAGGAAAAATTAGTTTCAAGGTTGAGCCTGAACTTAAGAAGTGTTTcaaagttacttgttaggctcactttattgtaagttgggcCCACTATTAGTATCTGTCGAATGCAAGTCGGGTCTTGAGATAGTTAATCCAGCATAACGTTTCAGCATTAAATCGCTACTCGTGATTATTAGAGCTGTTTGGCAATGATATAGTGTGAGtttacagtattaaactgtttacctaCTTTAGCCATGTATATCCTACCATGTAGTCACACAGTGTCTGTATAATATGTCTTCTTTCTCTATCATTAGGCATTCTTTCTGCTTTTAGTCTTCCCTC carries:
- the LOC139960849 gene encoding protein SSUH2 homolog isoform X2, translated to MSENQRLLGQQQPKMYQGGQQNYPPAAAGYPQGGGGYPQGGGGYPQGGGGYPQGGAPGYQQGGNPPQPAASGNPQSQPQPGAGYPGGMPASGGGGGPEEPSYKGDVPDEDVEADPNNAQSNEPQSTAPPASAFDAISGYNQMDAALPPPSYQDALSSQGPPQRQDLPPAPSLNDEQAKEALMQFVSEKCCYGTGAATNMKINDIVQSSAFHYKLETFTEKRLTKYAFEPYRGQVIDSAANGPAPGPWNIAVNPPTLFQPGKVEVEVPHTASIKPCHDCRGAGFRSCHACLGRGQRRCDSCGGEGRVRDYSNPHHHHHHGPNYRQCPFCMGHGRNRCSSCNGHGQNRCTTCQGTSNLKTYIKLVITWTNNVNDSIVERTGLPDELIRGVSGQVAFKEELPLVWPVGHFQDQAINSASRELVEKHKNSFPLEKILMQRHQITIVPVGEVHSQWNDKSFNYFVYGFENKVHAPDYPNKCCCCTIL
- the LOC139960849 gene encoding protein SSUH2 homolog isoform X1, translated to MPNDRERRHIIQTLCDYMVGYTWLKQQQPKMYQGGQQNYPPAAAGYPQGGGGYPQGGGGYPQGGGGYPQGGAPGYQQGGNPPQPAASGNPQSQPQPGAGYPGGMPASGGGGGPEEPSYKGDVPDEDVEADPNNAQSNEPQSTAPPASAFDAISGYNQMDAALPPPSYQDALSSQGPPQRQDLPPAPSLNDEQAKEALMQFVSEKCCYGTGAATNMKINDIVQSSAFHYKLETFTEKRLTKYAFEPYRGQVIDSAANGPAPGPWNIAVNPPTLFQPGKVEVEVPHTASIKPCHDCRGAGFRSCHACLGRGQRRCDSCGGEGRVRDYSNPHHHHHHGPNYRQCPFCMGHGRNRCSSCNGHGQNRCTTCQGTSNLKTYIKLVITWTNNVNDSIVERTGLPDELIRGVSGQVAFKEELPLVWPVGHFQDQAINSASRELVEKHKNSFPLEKILMQRHQITIVPVGEVHSQWNDKSFNYFVYGFENKVHAPDYPNKCCCCTIL
- the LOC139960849 gene encoding protein SSUH2 homolog isoform X3, producing MYQGGQQNYPPAAAGYPQGGGGYPQGGGGYPQGGGGYPQGGAPGYQQGGNPPQPAASGNPQSQPQPGAGYPGGMPASGGGGGPEEPSYKGDVPDEDVEADPNNAQSNEPQSTAPPASAFDAISGYNQMDAALPPPSYQDALSSQGPPQRQDLPPAPSLNDEQAKEALMQFVSEKCCYGTGAATNMKINDIVQSSAFHYKLETFTEKRLTKYAFEPYRGQVIDSAANGPAPGPWNIAVNPPTLFQPGKVEVEVPHTASIKPCHDCRGAGFRSCHACLGRGQRRCDSCGGEGRVRDYSNPHHHHHHGPNYRQCPFCMGHGRNRCSSCNGHGQNRCTTCQGTSNLKTYIKLVITWTNNVNDSIVERTGLPDELIRGVSGQVAFKEELPLVWPVGHFQDQAINSASRELVEKHKNSFPLEKILMQRHQITIVPVGEVHSQWNDKSFNYFVYGFENKVHAPDYPNKCCCCTIL